In Lolium rigidum isolate FL_2022 chromosome 3, APGP_CSIRO_Lrig_0.1, whole genome shotgun sequence, the genomic window TTCCTTAATATGGAACCATTGAAATTTCATATAGGCATACTTCCTACTTCCTATGCGTAAGACTTCATCATATATATATGTTTCTATTGAGTGTTCACTACAGGAGTTCTGGCGTTTGCCGATAGTGGCTACCTTTACCGGGAGCATTTCATCGGGGCACACGACAAAGACCATATATGGCGAGAGTCCACCAAGATGTAACGCACGACTGGGGTAGTCTAAAActcttagaaaagaaacaaaaatctCTTCGGCAAATAATGTGGACAAATGTCCCTGCCCAGGTGACGGGATATGGACATCGTGTTATTTGGTCAAGAGTCTCCCGCTTGGATCTCAGCAAAGCCATAATTTTGCCAAGTGTTGCTCTTAGGtaatatttaaaaaatatttttctttCACGGTTCCGATTCCATTGCataactgtaacaccccaacttttgcaaccttgtttagttgcccttatttcaaaaatcagggggaacaaaaactttttcttaagattagatagatgaattgccttgatatgTTTGTTTTGATGCATTGCTTTGGTGTGGTGGTAGATGTattttcttgttttgcttgttgagttatgTCCTgggctacctcatagaacaacacccctagtgattaaacaagcaactcaccaaataaaacacatgtgtggcttaggaaaaattgttttccttcttactacatcaaacctctctcccgatgacaacctgagtgtgccatcttgattttctctttgtagtacaagatagctcaatcatccttaattcacaacttggtgatctcaatgcatggatctcatctcgtGCATCTCCCTCTCgcaatttccacatcctgcatgtctcattctacccttgcatcacatatattcaacttgatcttataccctatccaatgattcaactctagatcacttccttcaatttacctcttgtctttattcaagtttaatcttcacaaaaccaagagtgagaatgatgggtacattttgtagccaccatctacccttgagaacacttctccctaaattagttttctctctcaaaaaaaaacctattgttttccttctctagttttgatcacaaaactactgctAGTNNNNNNNNNNNNNNNNNNNNNNNNNNNNNNNNNNNNNNNNNNNNNNNNNNNNNNNNNNNNNNNNNNNNNNNNNNNNNNNNNNNNNNNNNNNNNNNNNNNNATGTATGTGGCATAGTTTATTATAGTCAAATCAAATTTAGCACAAAGCTGCATCTTGCCATTCCAAACAATATTGCAGAAATTTGTTTCCAACTATTTTGTATAAAaaactattttccattttctaaGTGCTAAATGAGGTTGCAATAAAGAATAACTCATTGAATTGTGGAGATTGCGAAGATTCGAAGTGGACCTTACTCTAATTTATATGCAAGGTCGTAAAGTCCGAATTATTGGATTCTATATCAACAAAAAATATGAGGCCAAATCGTTGTTGCCATGATTTTCAATAGTTCTTCTATGATCTTATGGTTGTACTTATAAAAGTTATCCTAAAATAATATACACATATTTTAGGAATTCGTATTTCTACTTGGCTTGAGAAATCGGATTTTAAGTAAACCGCTTGTATTGATGGAAATTTTAGAACTTCACCTATTGTTTTTTTATAAGAAGGATTGCTCAAATGGAGGTGTCTCAATTATTGTTAATTATTAAAAAAATTGCAAATGTGCTCACTTTTTTGAAGTTCCATCAATTTATAAATTTTTATTTTCCATTTTGGTTTTAGTTTTTTTAAATTGTATTTATTAcacttgtgttttttttttgcattcatTGCAATTTCCTTTTTTGTACTGTAGTTGGTTATTAACTCATGGTGAGTAACAAAGCAACCGAAACATGACAAATTCCATAGCAAATGATTTTTTTTATTGTAATTGCACTTTAATTAGGGTACAAATTGAATGGATCCTGTTTTTTTAGTCCCATGCACCCTACTGCTTCAACTTAAAGTGTATGCACTTCTCATTATCGCTTGACTAAAAATTAGCTTAGTTCTCAATCAGATGATGCCATTATATCTCAGTTATAACCAATATATAATTCCCATAAACTTAGGGTgaaattcaatggtttgagacatATTCCCTGCATCCCATTTGCAACTAAAAGAGCTCAGCTGCAATCCAGTTGCAACCGGAAATATCTTAACTGCATCTGCAACCCACTTGCAACTCACAAGACGCACAAATTGTGATGCAAATCAAATGGCTGATTCTTAACTTAGCACTAACTTGATTATCAGTTGATTGGGAATTAGAAAAAAATTGAATAATACATAAACCCAATCCATCTGAAAATACTTTTTCTACTCCCCTAAGTTCACTAATAGAAGACCTTTGAGCAAATTAAGTTAGCTAGTTAATGAAGAGAGGAAGTAGTATTATTAGCGGTCGAAGTCTACTATCGGTAGGAATTAAATAAATAGAagattgttagtagagccaaaaacaaaatactccctccattcaaaaATAATAGCCACACCTTTTTCTAGATACAGCGGCCgggtgtatctacacactaagatGCATCTAGACAAAGGtgcgacaattattttggaatggatgTTTAGGAACGAAGTGTGTGGTACATAAACCCATATCCATCTCCCGAATGCTCTCTCTGTCATTCAGTTTTAGGACGGAGATAGTACTTATTTCTAGCATTATTTGCGGAGAAGGCCTACCATAGTTAGAAATTCAATATTAATACCCCCTTAGTTCAGAAAAGGATGTCTTAactttttctatatttgtatgtATTTATCACAAAAGGATGTTTAATTTTTTCcaaaatatatatgtatatatctacacactaaaacacatctagatacatgcatattttagcaaagttgagacatcttttttGTGAATGGAGAGAGTAAAAGGTTAGTAGAgccaaaaagaaaagaaggaaagGCAAGAAAGTCTGATGTTGATGGCCCCACAGATAGGCACGGCCCCATCGTTCTTTTCAGTAGTAGGTTGTTTAATTAGTTGGAAACTGTGGACCACTCCTTCCCCACTTGGAGGCAGGGCCTTCTTTCAGAATATTTTGTGGGGCTTGAAATATTTTGACTAGTTCGGGAATAATTTTGCTGGGGTTGAAATATCTTGATTGCAGTACAGTTACTACACAGCTAAACCATCTTTGTACAACGTTGTCTAAGATGTTCAACCTTTTGCACTCTTATTACAATTTAAACGTTCCATCCTACTAGCTTCTAATAATGTGTAGGTTAAAATTCAAAAACGTAATGTGTAGGGTTTGAGAATTTTTGGGGTGCACATGTTACAGTTTCCCTCTTCATTTGtttcaccctaaaccctaaacatcaCACTACTATTTTGTATGTGTGAAACGAGGCAGGACGTAGAATCAAATCAGCTGCATCCCCTGCGCGGACAGCGATCAACTTGAGCAAATGCATCACATCCTAGAGCTATTTATGTACGCAAAAGGTGCTTCCTATCTCATAGCAATGTTAGTCCACTGCTGGAAGAAAACAAGTCTCCGCCTATCAAAAAATAGAGAGATAGAGACAGTAATTAATCGGAATGAGCAGAGACCTGCACAATTACCCCGACAACCCAAAAAAATCCTGTAGCATCCGAGCGAGTCCTATGAATGAATGATCCACCAGATATTAGAATCTTCCTCCGAGCAGTTTAGGCCACACGTATGTACTACACTGTAGACCGAAAGTGGTGGAATTAAGTTGATCTTACCACAATCACACATAGAAGAAGATGATTTCTCCAAAGTCCAAACACACACACTGGACGAAAAAACGGTAGCAGGTAGGAACGTCCAGATATTTGTAGACACGACAGTGGACAGAGAGGAGTAGAAGTAGCAGCAGCAGGGTAGCGCGCGGCAGGGCAAGGAGAGCTCGACGGGGCAACTACCACACCATCCACCACGAACATAAGCACAGCACCCCGGCCGACGACGAGCGGCGAGCTTCTGTCGATCCCATGTAAGTAAAGCTTTCCGTGCCACACCTTTTCCCCGTTTCCCGATTGCTTTTCTGACGACAGATCTTTGGATTGGTTGGTTTCTTTAAGACCGCTGCGTCTAGATCACCCTTGCATAGCTTTTGATCCTGTTTTTTCTCCACCTCCTTTTTCATCCCGAGCCAAAGCGAGATTCTTGTGCTGCTACCTCGCTGACTGTGAGGtgagcttgtgtgtgtgtgtgtgtgtgtgtgtgggtaaAAGGGGATGCTAGCTACCAACGTAGTATATCTGCTACCTCCCTCTCGGATTGCTACCTGCTGCAAGTCTGCAAggcatccttttttttttttgacttgctTGCTTCGTGTTCGTCCGTCCGTCTAGAGCTAACTAGCTAGCTCGAATGGTGTGTGTAGTAGTGGACTAGTAATACTGAGCAGTCATAGATCAGTGGTCGTATATAGGACTGATTGATGAACTTGCGTATCTTCTGTGCTGGTTCTTCAGAAAGATTTGCTCGCCCGAGCTAGCTAGCTATCTCTAGCTGCTTTGCGCAAAGTGAGCTAGCTCGTCTACTTTGAGTTTGATTGTTCTTCCTAGTTCCTACCCTTTTTTTGTCTCGGTTTCTGATTGGTGTGATGCTTGCTTCAGCTCCATCGAGCTGGGATTTCCTTGGCGTGATcaagacgaggacggcgacgatggCGCACGATCCGAGCCTGGGCTTCGCGGACTACTTCTCGGCGGCTGACGCGGCGTCGGCGACGCTCATGCCGGCGATGGACCACGAGGGACCGCCGGAGCTCTACGGCCTGCAGAACGGGATGGACATGCTCGGCATGCACCGCCTGCACGCCGCCGCTGCGATGCCCGAGCAGCAGCACCACGGGGACGGTGCGGGATCCACCATGCGCTTCTTcctcgagcagcagcagcaacaacaacaacagcaacatcaTCACCACCAGACGACCCAGGCGCCGCTGTCCCTGTCGCTGCACCACCACCTCGGCGGCTCgtcccagcagcagcagcagcacgagccACTCGCGGCGTCATGGATGCTGCATCAGCACGACCAGCAGGACGTGTCGGCGCACGGGCACGGCGCTGCGTGGCAACTGCGCGGCTCTAGGTTCCTCCTACCGGCGCAGCAGCTCCTCCAGGGGTTCTGCAGCCTCCCCGCTGACATCACCGCCAAGCGCGCTAAGCCACTGCCGCAGAAGCAAGAAGATGGCACCGGCGGCGAGGGTTCTTCGTCGTCGACCTCCTGCTTTGCCCCGTCGGCGCAGATCCAGGCCATGGACGCGCTGGAGCTGCAGCGGCTCAAGGACAAGCTCTACATCATGCTCGAAGAGGTGAGCCTCGACTTGAACTTCCAGCCATAGCAGCTCAGTTAGCTAATCCAATTCCAATCATCCAAGCACAAAGCTAGCCAGCTAGCTAATCTAATTCCAATCATGCGAGCTAGTTAGCTCCACAGGACGGCTCCACCACTGCAGGCAGTTGCTTGACTAATTAGCAGGCCGGCACTGCAGATCGAAAGGGAATCTGGGATTACAGGAAAAGTACTAGGAGTTCCATTATGGTTGCCGGAATAGTGCACCTGGGGCTAGGGCAGGGAAGGCGCGCCATTCTTGGGCCTCACCCTGTGCTTTCGGAAACCTCTATTCCCTTTCCTCTCCGAGGTGTCTATCTACGCGCGCGATCGAGGCCGGGTCCCCTGCCTAGGTAGCCGGGCCGGTCATGCACACCCTCCGTCTCCGTCCCCGTCCCACTCCCTGCCTGCCATGACTCTGCAACTGCAAGCTTTCTCTGCATACCGCTGCTCCACCACCACTTTGCCCATGCACCTCCCTTCCTTGGAGAATTCAATGCCTCACCTCTCGCAAAACAATTTTTACCCGCTGCACACCAGTGTCACTGCGGCTGAAAGAGCGCCAGTGGCTGCAGGCCTGCAGCAGAGTTCTAGGAGCAGTCAACTCGATCCACACAAGTTACAACAATGTCAGTTTTTATTGTTACCGTTTCACTGTTACATCACCCATCTCGATCTTCACCTTTTTACAACATGGTAGAATTACAATCAGTGCAAACCCGAATTACACATgaaataaagttttttttttcaatagAGGAGTTTTATTGACTCGAATGTTGCATCAAACATATACAAGCAAAAGGGTGTGCACACCCGGTCTCTGCATAACCAAGAAGTACGTCTGAAACAAATCTTACATATCTTTCTGCCAATTGACTGGGTGCAGGTCGATAGGAGGTACCGGAGGTACTGCGAGCAGATGAGGGGGCTAGCGGGCGGGTTCGAGGCTGTGGCGGGACAGCGCGCGGCGGCGGAGTACACTGCGCTGGCGGCACGGACGATCTCCCGGCACTTCCGGAGCCTAAGGGACGGGATTGTGGCACAACTTCAGGTGGTGAGGAAGGCACTTGGGGAGAAGGACGTGTCGACACCAGGGATGACACGTGGGGACACGCCGCGACTCAAGGTTTTGGACCAGTGCATCCGACAACAGAAGGCGTTGCACCAAAACGGCGGCTTCATGGAGAGTCACCCGTGGCGGCCACAACGCGGCCTGCCCGAGCGCGCCGTCACCATCCTTCGGGCATGGCTCTTCGAGCACTTCCTTCATCCGTAAGTACATGCGCCATGCATCCAAAATTCCAAACTCAGATCACCTCTCTCCTAGTGAAACATTCAAATAACACACTATATTACCTAGTAATTTTAAGCAAGCATGTACTTGATGTATTCATGTAAACCCACGCAGTGATACATGGTGCAACAATAGAGCTAGCCTGCAGAATATATTTATCAAGCTAAGTTTATTTCGTGAGAATCTAAGTTAATTGGATAGCTCTCAATGAAGTTTTCTTTTAAACAGTAAGGTTTACATTTTCCCAAAAAATAGCTAATATTCTTGAGTAGTACAGAATATTGTTCTCCCGGACCACATTTATGTTGGTATCATATCAACTGCTCAAATGGCCACATTGGGTAGTATAGATGTGCTATATCTACTCAAAGCATATACCCAAATGCCATTGCATTAGAAAACACAACCCAATGACTTGAGTATTCCTCAACGACTATGGAGCCAAATTAATCCAACTGTAACCATTAACTAACTGGCCGGTTTTCATCATGTGAGTTGATTAACTACGTATTGTATCTCATGAGTGATTGATTTTGTATGTATGTAACGTACGTAAGCAAAAAAAGTCTTCCGAGAGAAAATGATGGCTACCCAGCTAGCTTAATCTAATCATGCATGGTTAGATAAATGACGCCTCTCTCTCAGTGTGATTTGCAAACTAATCAGGGTAGTGTGTTCGAGTGTACAGCGCGCGTAACCATCAGCTCCAACTTCCAAACGACTCAGCAGTAGTTATAGTTATTTAGTAGCAATTTGTTGTTTTTCTAATAGCGCATGCACATGAGTACAAGCTAGCATTAGAATTTTCTGCTGATGTGATCCGTTCCGTTGTACTCAGGTATCCTAGCGACGTGGACAAGCACATCTTGGCTCGCCAGACCGGCCTCTCACGGAGCCAGGTACGTTCCCTGCATCGCATCGATCGATCAGTGCATTGCAATTCGCAACGTTCAAAACCATGGTGTGTAGATGGAGCGTCAATTCAATTGGTTGCCATGTCAAGGtctcgccgcgtcctcttgcgctGGCCGGAAAGAGATTCTTGTTTAGACTTGCGCCTCTCGCTACAATGACATGTGTTGCGTGTGGGCGCTGTGCAGGTATCCAACTGGTTCATCAACGCGAGGGTGCGGCTGTGGAAGCCCATGGTGGAGGAGATGTACGTGGAGGAGATGAAGGAGGACGATGGAGGCGGCGGGCAGGCGGGCGgactgaaccctaaccctagcagcGGCAGCAGCCACGCCTCCGATggacagcagcagcagcgcgTGGTGGCTGACGAAACCGATCGTGTGGGGGCAGGAGATCGTAAACCGACGCGTGCGCAGCTGCACGACGTCCACGACCCAGGCTCGCTCGCGTCCGTCGTCAACATCGCCGGTCCCGGCGCGGCGCGGATGGAGAGCTTCGGCATCATGGACCATCACCTCGGCTTCGACGCGTACGATGGATCACAGGGGCAGGGCTTCGGCGGCGCTGGTGGAGGCGTGTCGCTGACCTTGGGGCTGCAGCAGCACGACTctcacgacggcggcggcgtgaaCATCGCCTTCGGTGCGCCCTCCGCGCAGCACGGCGCGGGCGGGTTTTTGTTCCCAGGCGAGCAGATGGACGCCGTGCATTCAGCCGGCGCCCACGGCCACCACATCCAGTTCGGGGTGGGCGGCATGGACGGCGCCGGCGAGGCTTCCCACGGTGGGCAGGATCAGCACTACCGGGGGCTAAGCGCCGGGTTTCACCTCCTCCGCGACCTGGCCGGGTGATCCGTGTCACATGCACGCACCCTCCGTCTGCCGGCGCCGCGAACTCGATGGATTAATGTGCCGGGGCTTGCACGCACGCGATGGACAGGGACGCCGCAACGTACGGCGCCGGCCGGCGTGTCGATCTCCTCACGTGCGCGCTATCTTTGCACAGCATTGGGTTGTGCCCGGCTAGCTAGCTTATGGTGATTTTTGCCCTGATATGTACGCATCTCGGCAGGTCTCTGTCGATCGTTGTACGCCGAGCTAGCTGATTGCAATATTGCGTAAGTACGTGCACGATCCAGTACGTGCTTTTCCTGTACTTCGGAAGCAGGCTGGTAAGGGGTCGACGTatcggccggccggcggaggaTCGATTGTATAGTGGACACAAGCTAGCAGCTTATTTGTAGCTCGATTGAATTATCGAATTGGTGGATGATTGATCCCACACTGGTTATGTTAGCTAGCTTATGCCCTGGTGACACTGCTAAACTCGATTCGCTcaaacacaaaaacaaaaacaaaaaatcatgGGAAATGCAATTCCAGCGATGCCGCTAGATAACTAGGCATGTAACTGGTACAGATAATTTCCGTTCCATATCCGCATCTGCATTagtttttgaggatatggtatgcacTTTTAGAAATCTGCCGGATATGAATGTGGATGTGGATATTGCTCAAGGGATATGCGGCGGATACGGTAGCGGATATATGGTATTGATAATATCCGACGGATAAGGATTATCTGACACTTTTCGCGGATAATCCGATGTCTTTAAAGAGGATAATCCGATAAAATTTGCCCAACCCTCAATACCTAGACAACGAAGTTAGTCTATGCATGGCTCCACCTATGCATGTTGTGTGGGCACACAAGTCGGTTTGTCGTACAAATAAGTGTGCAACTTTGGATATAGCCCTATGTTACTCGTTTTTTCTTACCTTTTTACATTAAAAAATCACATTTCTCATTTTCTGTGTGTATTTTATCGAATATCCGCTTCCAATCCGAGTCCGCTCCGAATCCGCTCTATATCCGCAATTTGATATAATCCGCATTCGAATCTGCATCTGACCATTATCCGGTCCGATCTGAATCCGTAAAAAAATATGATAAATGATATGGAAATAGCAAAATTCGATCCAACCCGACCCGTTTACACTTCATATATATCTGCACCGTTAAACTACATTTATAAAAGTCACAAATATTCATATTTTAGTTTCAATGTCCGTATACATGTAGCTTCATCCATTACCTAGGTGCATATTTAAAACTTTTATGGAATTTTATAAATCGTGGTCCGTAAACCAGTGTGCACGAATCACGAAGAGAAACATACATCTGTGACCAGTAGGTCAGGGCGCTGCTAGAAAAATTGCTTGGGTGCGATAGCTACGTACACACAGTTAAGCTGATGAGGAATATGTGCCGTAGGTTTTAGTTCGGAATTATTCGCCTGAAAGGCATATAGTGCGCAGAGTTGGCGTTCTTACTTAACATATATAAAGGTTAACCTATAGCTGCTCATGCATCCAGCCGGCATTGCATGATGCATGCTAGTTCTGCCTTAAGCGTATTAGAAATGCAGTTCTCCTTATGCTTACTGTTCTTCTATGCATGATGATAGATTGAGCATATCAGTCGTTTTCATGCACACGCGGTAGCAGTCCAACCACAAACTTCCAACAAAAAACTGTAAAAATGAGTAATATTTATAAAATTTACgggtgaagaggaacaagagcgcaGCCGCGATGCCGGTCAATATACTCAGTTGCTTGCCATGGCACGGCAAAAAAGGCAATCATCAAGCGTACCAATACAAAACTTGAAATGTTTGTTGAGGTCATAATTGTGGATTTTGTGTAAACCTTCCATGATTTGGTCGGGTGGGAAGTCACTTTCATGTAATCGGCGAAGTTTCTGCCGTCACCACCGGGAGAAAAACAAACGATTGTGCATCACCGATGCTGTAATCTCAAAGATTGTATATCCAAGATTCTCGGCCATTAACATATGCACGACTAGTGTACTTTTTTTAAGGGGACGACTAGTGTACTTGAGGGTGTGTCCAGTGCACAAGGGGATGTTTCCCAACCGTTGCACTGGAATCCAAGAAGAGTTCATGATAAAAGTTTCAAAAATACTTAAGATAATTGCGGAATTGACGCAACACAATCACTACGGGAGAGACGCCGTGGGCCGACGGCCagcccatgtgccgacggccaaatgtcggggccgtcggcacagaagcgctcgtcgaccggcgacggagctgaccgtcggcgcacagtcaccgtcggcacacgaagggctacaccgacggccaccgtcggcgaAAAATAGACCGTCGGCACAGGAAGCTGGCGCCcaaaggtcaccgtcggcacagacacgGCCGTCGGTACACGCGCTGACAGGCGGGCCCA contains:
- the LOC124701271 gene encoding homeobox protein BEL1 homolog, which translates into the protein MAHDPSLGFADYFSAADAASATLMPAMDHEGPPELYGLQNGMDMLGMHRLHAAAAMPEQQHHGDGAGSTMRFFLEQQQQQQQQQHHHHQTTQAPLSLSLHHHLGGSSQQQQQHEPLAASWMLHQHDQQDVSAHGHGAAWQLRGSRFLLPAQQLLQGFCSLPADITAKRAKPLPQKQEDGTGGEGSSSSTSCFAPSAQIQAMDALELQRLKDKLYIMLEEVDRRYRRYCEQMRGLAGGFEAVAGQRAAAEYTALAARTISRHFRSLRDGIVAQLQVVRKALGEKDVSTPGMTRGDTPRLKVLDQCIRQQKALHQNGGFMESHPWRPQRGLPERAVTILRAWLFEHFLHPYPSDVDKHILARQTGLSRSQVSNWFINARVRLWKPMVEEMYVEEMKEDDGGGGQAGGLNPNPSSGSSHASDGQQQQRVVADETDRVGAGDRKPTRAQLHDVHDPGSLASVVNIAGPGAARMESFGIMDHHLGFDAYDGSQGQGFGGAGGGVSLTLGLQQHDSHDGGGVNIAFGAPSAQHGAGGFLFPGEQMDAVHSAGAHGHHIQFGVGGMDGAGEASHGGQDQHYRGLSAGFHLLRDLAG